The proteins below are encoded in one region of Christensenellaceae bacterium 44-20:
- a CDS encoding ParA family protein yields the protein MKSVAIFNNKGGVGKTTVLCNLAGYLCQKMKKKVLVIDADPQCNTTTYVLDEDSFFQVYYEPRQFTLNDIVLPLKTRGAYIEKEKIKFLHSDGFGFDVIAGSPKLATSEDFLSGDWKDIKAGEIRGIRSNMIFFDLLRKCDTYDYVFFDMGPSLGAINRAILLACEFFITPMSSDLFSILALENISLSISDWMKRFNDTVRGLSPEDREGLEGMQVACKIKFLGYIYQQYITRTSKGNRRIVRAYEEILKKLPGKITQFLVEEINRDYDSEIPYEIGSVRNFYSLIPMSQSSHKSIFTLTSADGIVGAHYQKVREYERVIQEIAKNMCANMEALG from the coding sequence ATGAAATCTGTTGCGATATTCAATAATAAGGGAGGCGTTGGCAAAACTACCGTACTATGCAACCTTGCGGGCTATTTATGCCAAAAAATGAAAAAGAAGGTTCTGGTTATCGACGCGGATCCGCAGTGCAACACCACCACCTACGTTTTGGATGAGGATTCCTTTTTCCAGGTTTACTATGAGCCCCGGCAATTTACGCTGAACGACATTGTCCTTCCTTTAAAGACGCGCGGCGCCTATATCGAGAAAGAAAAAATCAAGTTTTTGCATTCGGATGGCTTCGGGTTTGACGTGATCGCCGGCAGCCCAAAGCTTGCCACCAGCGAAGATTTTCTATCCGGCGACTGGAAGGATATCAAGGCAGGCGAGATTCGCGGCATCCGCTCGAACATGATATTTTTCGACCTGCTGAGAAAATGCGATACATACGACTATGTTTTTTTCGATATGGGGCCCTCTTTAGGCGCAATCAACAGAGCCATCCTTTTGGCCTGCGAGTTTTTTATTACGCCCATGTCTTCCGATTTATTCAGCATTCTGGCGCTGGAAAACATCAGCTTGTCTATCTCGGACTGGATGAAAAGATTTAACGATACCGTCCGCGGGCTATCCCCCGAAGATCGGGAGGGGCTCGAGGGGATGCAGGTTGCCTGCAAAATCAAGTTTTTGGGCTATATCTACCAGCAGTATATCACGCGGACTTCCAAGGGAAACAGGCGGATCGTGCGCGCATATGAGGAGATTCTCAAAAAGCTGCCGGGGAAGATAACCCAATTCTTGGTCGAGGAAATAAACAGGGACTACGATTCCGAAATTCCCTATGAAATTGGGTCCGTCCGCAATTTCTACAGCCTGATTCCCATGTCGCAGAGCTCCCATAAGTCAATTTTCACCCTGACAAGCGCAGACGGCATTGTCGGCGCGCACTATCAGAAGGTGAGAGAATACGAGCGTGTCATTCAAGAGATTGCAAAAAATATGTGCGCGAATATGGAGGCTCTGGGATGA
- a CDS encoding SIR2 family protein yields MIAWPEELIADVARRKCVLYLGSGVSANSVSKDDPARRPATWEAFLRNVLVKKNADLAGQTDSIAQLLDHHDYLTACEIIVDILSDQVFGELAADEFRRPGFQPSEIHNLIYSLDSRIVITPNIDKIYEQCAQTNSFGTVVIKKYYEEIAPFLRQSDYLVIKAHGCVDDPPHIVFTHKQYNIARYQYASFYRVLDALLLTNTFIFVGCGFSDPDIQLTLENSNFSFPNCKPHYFITAKEMIPSGVEKSLLTNRNIKVLTYDNADGSHSQLLDELKQLAPLVEEKRQEYSWNATW; encoded by the coding sequence ATGATAGCTTGGCCGGAAGAATTGATTGCTGATGTTGCTCGCCGCAAATGTGTACTATACCTGGGCTCCGGAGTTTCGGCTAATTCTGTGAGCAAAGACGACCCTGCCCGGCGCCCCGCAACCTGGGAAGCGTTTCTGCGCAATGTGCTGGTCAAGAAGAATGCCGATTTGGCGGGGCAAACGGACAGCATCGCGCAGCTGCTGGATCATCACGACTATCTGACTGCCTGCGAAATTATTGTAGACATTTTAAGCGATCAGGTTTTTGGGGAACTGGCTGCCGATGAGTTCCGGCGGCCCGGCTTCCAGCCAAGCGAAATCCACAACTTGATATATAGCCTGGATTCCCGCATCGTCATCACGCCCAATATCGATAAGATATACGAGCAGTGCGCCCAGACCAACTCTTTTGGCACGGTGGTTATCAAAAAATACTACGAAGAGATTGCGCCGTTTCTCAGGCAGTCCGACTATTTGGTGATCAAGGCGCATGGATGCGTGGACGATCCGCCGCATATTGTTTTTACGCACAAGCAGTACAATATCGCCAGATACCAATACGCCTCGTTTTATAGAGTGCTGGACGCACTTTTGCTGACAAACACGTTTATTTTCGTCGGCTGCGGCTTCTCTGATCCGGATATACAGCTGACGCTGGAAAACAGCAATTTCTCATTCCCAAACTGCAAGCCGCATTATTTCATTACTGCAAAAGAGATGATTCCCTCTGGAGTAGAAAAAAGCCTGCTGACCAACCGAAATATAAAAGTGCTTACTTACGACAATGCGGACGGGAGCCACAGCCAGCTGCTCGATGAGCTCAAGCAGCTGGCGCCGCTGGTAGAGGAGAAGCGCCAGGAATATTCCTGGAACGCAACCTGGTAG
- a CDS encoding thioesterase family protein, whose product MAELKIGTEYTIEAEVLESMTARQMGSGQAEVLATPSLLALMEQAAWKSVAPMLEEGQSTVGTFAALKHLAATPLGMQVRVTARLTAVDRRKLSFFIEAFDAAEKVAEAEHERFVIDSAKFMAKAESKKQCE is encoded by the coding sequence ATGGCAGAACTAAAAATCGGAACAGAATATACCATCGAAGCGGAAGTTTTGGAATCCATGACAGCCCGGCAAATGGGCAGCGGGCAGGCCGAAGTGCTCGCCACGCCCTCCCTGCTGGCGCTGATGGAGCAGGCCGCCTGGAAGAGCGTCGCCCCCATGCTGGAGGAGGGGCAGTCCACCGTGGGCACCTTCGCCGCCCTCAAGCACCTGGCCGCAACGCCGCTGGGAATGCAGGTGCGCGTGACGGCCAGGCTCACAGCCGTGGATAGAAGAAAACTCAGCTTTTTCATCGAGGCCTTTGATGCGGCGGAAAAGGTCGCCGAAGCCGAGCACGAGCGCTTTGTCATCGACAGCGCCAAATTCATGGCCAAAGCCGAGAGCAAGAAGCAATGCGAGTAG
- a CDS encoding ATP-binding cassette domain-containing protein has product MQNQTPIFELRGLSHSFSRRGRQVCALLGVSLRLYAGEIFALVGESGSGKSTLGRLLAGLYQPASGQLFYQGADVRLLSAKQRKARQKQVQMLFQSASASLSPRMQVWQILCEPFAIAHTLGSKGRAKERAAELLGAVGLPEELLARYPSELSGGQRQRVAIARALAMRPSYLVADEPLSALDAPAQAQLAALFAKLSAAGQGCLLIAHDLGLVRKICRRVGVLWQGRLVELGSAQQVFSCPLHPYTRRLLACQPAPDPAVPIPPLLPLPSAPAGRWQEHSPGHFWLAPEA; this is encoded by the coding sequence TTGCAGAACCAGACCCCCATATTTGAACTGCGCGGCCTTTCGCATTCCTTTTCCCGCCGGGGCAGGCAGGTGTGCGCGCTTCTCGGCGTGAGCCTGCGGCTGTATGCCGGGGAGATTTTTGCGCTGGTGGGCGAATCCGGCTCGGGCAAATCCACGCTGGGCCGCCTGCTGGCAGGGCTGTATCAGCCCGCCTCCGGCCAGCTCTTCTACCAGGGCGCAGACGTCCGCCTCCTTTCGGCAAAACAGCGGAAAGCCCGCCAAAAACAGGTGCAGATGCTCTTTCAGAGCGCCTCTGCCAGCCTCAGCCCGCGCATGCAGGTCTGGCAGATTCTCTGCGAGCCCTTTGCCATCGCGCATACGCTTGGGTCAAAAGGCCGGGCAAAAGAGCGCGCGGCAGAGCTTCTGGGTGCGGTCGGCCTGCCGGAGGAGTTGCTTGCCCGCTATCCGTCCGAGCTTTCCGGCGGCCAGCGTCAGCGCGTCGCCATCGCCCGGGCTCTGGCCATGCGGCCCAGCTACCTGGTGGCGGATGAGCCGCTCTCGGCGCTGGATGCCCCGGCGCAGGCGCAGCTGGCCGCGCTGTTTGCAAAGCTTTCGGCGGCAGGGCAGGGCTGCCTGCTCATTGCGCACGACCTGGGCCTGGTGCGCAAAATCTGCCGGCGGGTGGGCGTGCTGTGGCAGGGCAGGCTGGTGGAGCTGGGCAGTGCGCAGCAGGTTTTTTCCTGCCCCCTGCATCCGTATACGCGCCGCCTGCTGGCCTGCCAGCCCGCGCCGGATCCCGCCGTTCCCATCCCGCCCCTTCTGCCGCTGCCCTCCGCTCCCGCCGGCCGCTGGCAGGAGCACTCCCCCGGGCATTTCTGGCTGGCCCCGGAAGCGTAA
- a CDS encoding ABC transporter substrate-binding protein, producing the protein MKKFLALFLAALLAVSLAACGQAPAQDSPKTLVYGSGDYTAINPALYEHGEINLLLFAGLTAHGEDNRVIPDVAERWEFDEATNTYTFHLRRDVYFHDGVQLTAADAKFTLEAIMDPANASENASNYEDITAIRVPDDFTLEIELSAPNVAMLDYLTMGILPAHLLEGKDLATDGFNQHPVGAGPYRLESWDAGQSITLVRSEKYHRGAPKIERIIFKIVEDSRARALQLQSGELTLAQVTPEDAELFRGSGDYALYQMQTADYRGILYNFNSAFFASHPELPAILSCAVDRQAIVDTVLRGSGEAAYSPLQKGPYHNPDVEKYEYDPQKAMQLLEQAGWSRGEDGFYQKDGERLAFVIHNGQGDQVRIDMSNLCAQQLREIGADVRVQVDAQVDWAGQEAYLIGWGSPFDPDDHTYKVFGTGKGANYSGYSDAKVDELLRQARETGDGQERLRLYAEFQEALAANPPYTFLAYVDAVYVAVPGLKGICEDTVLGHHGVGIFWNVAEWELD; encoded by the coding sequence ATGAAGAAATTTTTAGCACTTTTTCTGGCCGCATTGCTGGCGGTGAGCCTGGCGGCCTGCGGGCAGGCCCCTGCGCAGGATTCCCCCAAAACCCTGGTCTACGGCAGCGGCGATTACACAGCCATCAACCCGGCGCTGTATGAGCACGGCGAAATCAACCTTCTGCTGTTTGCCGGGCTGACGGCGCACGGCGAGGATAACCGGGTGATTCCGGATGTGGCCGAGCGGTGGGAGTTCGACGAGGCGACCAACACCTACACCTTCCACCTGCGCCGCGATGTGTATTTTCACGACGGCGTCCAGCTGACGGCGGCGGACGCCAAGTTCACGCTGGAGGCCATTATGGACCCAGCCAACGCCTCGGAAAACGCCTCCAACTACGAGGATATCACCGCCATCCGCGTGCCGGACGACTTCACTTTGGAGATTGAGCTTTCCGCGCCCAACGTCGCCATGCTGGATTACCTGACCATGGGCATTCTGCCTGCGCACCTGCTGGAGGGCAAGGATTTGGCCACAGACGGCTTCAATCAGCATCCCGTGGGCGCCGGGCCCTACCGGCTGGAAAGCTGGGATGCGGGGCAGAGCATCACGCTGGTGCGCAGCGAGAAGTATCACCGGGGCGCGCCCAAAATCGAGAGGATTATTTTCAAGATTGTGGAGGATTCCCGGGCCCGGGCCTTGCAGTTGCAAAGCGGCGAGCTGACTTTGGCGCAGGTTACTCCCGAGGATGCCGAGCTGTTCCGGGGCAGCGGCGACTATGCCCTCTATCAGATGCAGACCGCAGACTACCGCGGCATTCTATACAACTTTAACAGCGCCTTTTTCGCAAGCCACCCAGAGCTTCCGGCGATTTTAAGCTGCGCAGTAGACCGCCAGGCCATCGTGGATACGGTTCTGCGGGGCAGCGGCGAGGCTGCCTATTCTCCCCTGCAAAAGGGGCCGTATCATAACCCGGATGTGGAAAAATATGAGTACGACCCGCAGAAGGCCATGCAGCTTTTGGAGCAGGCCGGCTGGAGCCGGGGCGAGGATGGCTTCTATCAGAAGGACGGCGAGCGGCTGGCGTTCGTCATCCACAACGGCCAGGGCGACCAGGTGCGCATCGATATGAGCAATCTCTGCGCCCAGCAGCTGCGGGAGATTGGCGCGGATGTGCGCGTGCAGGTGGATGCCCAGGTGGACTGGGCAGGGCAGGAAGCCTATCTCATCGGCTGGGGCAGCCCCTTCGACCCGGACGACCACACCTATAAAGTCTTTGGCACGGGCAAAGGCGCCAACTACAGCGGCTATTCGGATGCGAAGGTGGATGAGCTGCTCCGCCAGGCCCGGGAGACGGGCGACGGGCAGGAACGCCTGCGGCTTTACGCGGAGTTTCAGGAAGCGCTGGCGGCCAACCCGCCCTATACGTTTCTGGCATATGTAGACGCGGTCTACGTCGCTGTGCCCGGCCTGAAGGGCATCTGCGAGGATACTGTTCTGGGGCACCACGGCGTGGGCATTTTCTGGAACGTCGCCGAGTGGGAGCTGGATTAG
- a CDS encoding phosphatase PAP2 family protein, protein MKLELSILDYIHKHLRCVLGDFLMPLISALGNGGFIWLCAIGVFLCTARYRMAGLSMALALSMGLVVGNLILKPVFRRARPFAKRPELELIIRAPRDASFPSGHTLTSFAAATALFLAERHLGSIALVLAALIAFSRMYLYVHYPSDVLAGVLLGSGFGYMGFKMLDMWKFLF, encoded by the coding sequence TTGAAGCTGGAACTTTCTATTTTGGATTATATCCATAAGCACCTGCGCTGTGTGCTGGGCGATTTTCTCATGCCGCTCATTTCGGCGCTGGGCAACGGCGGGTTCATCTGGCTTTGCGCCATCGGCGTTTTCCTGTGCACGGCCCGCTACCGCATGGCCGGCCTTTCTATGGCGCTGGCGCTCTCCATGGGGCTTGTGGTGGGCAACCTCATCTTAAAACCGGTGTTCCGCCGGGCGCGGCCCTTTGCCAAGCGGCCGGAATTGGAGCTCATCATCCGGGCGCCCAGGGATGCTTCGTTTCCCTCTGGGCATACGCTGACTTCCTTCGCCGCGGCCACGGCGCTGTTTCTGGCCGAGCGGCATCTGGGGAGCATCGCGCTGGTTTTGGCGGCGCTCATCGCCTTTTCCAGGATGTATCTGTATGTGCACTACCCGTCGGATGTCCTGGCTGGGGTTCTGCTGGGGTCCGGCTTTGGCTATATGGGCTTTAAAATGCTGGATATGTGGAAATTTTTGTTTTAA
- a CDS encoding GNAT family N-acetyltransferase: MKRLQTPRCFLLPVSIGDEEALLSLYTSAQAREFLGGALSAPRAREKIAQVLSGQDEVFAVRLKQNGAFLGLVYLNPYCGTPFCEISYEFLPEFWGQGYACEALDECLRYCQEERRETQVVAETQQKNAASRRLLEKLGFAQSQELVRFGERQIVYHKKLNP; this comes from the coding sequence ATGAAGCGACTGCAAACGCCGCGTTGCTTCCTGCTGCCGGTTTCTATTGGCGATGAGGAGGCTCTGCTGAGCCTTTATACCAGCGCTCAGGCCAGGGAGTTTTTAGGCGGCGCGCTGAGCGCCCCAAGAGCCCGGGAGAAAATTGCCCAGGTTCTTTCGGGCCAAGATGAGGTGTTCGCCGTGCGCCTGAAACAGAACGGCGCATTTCTGGGGCTGGTCTATCTGAACCCCTACTGCGGCACGCCCTTCTGCGAGATTTCCTATGAATTCCTGCCGGAGTTTTGGGGGCAGGGCTACGCCTGCGAAGCTTTGGACGAATGCCTGCGCTATTGCCAGGAAGAGCGCCGCGAAACGCAGGTAGTCGCGGAAACGCAGCAAAAGAATGCGGCTTCCCGGCGTTTGCTGGAAAAACTCGGCTTTGCGCAAAGCCAAGAGCTGGTGCGGTTTGGAGAGCGGCAAATCGTATACCATAAAAAGCTCAATCCATAA
- a CDS encoding ribose-phosphate diphosphokinase: MHLEQGNIIKIFAGSTGGSFAKKMCKYLGTDLGKSEVIHFSDGNIFVRIQETVRDHDVYLIQPIGLDPNNELVEILFWIDAFKRASASSITVIVPYFGYAKGDKKDEPRVSIRARVCADCIETAGADRVITMDLHSPQVQGFFRIPMDHLYSLPMLCEVVKGMGLSENLVVVSPDAGFAKTARKYADYLGTPVAIGDKTRVAHDEKAEILELIGDVDGKDCMIVDDFTISGGTLADIAKVLKVKGAKRILACLGHNMLREKGVKRIEESPIEMLISTDTVENPFITASKKMVTVSVAPLFAEAVLRIHERVSVSTLFDQVPSRVVEEAKILDEK; this comes from the coding sequence ATGCATTTGGAACAAGGAAATATCATCAAGATATTTGCCGGGAGCACGGGCGGCTCCTTTGCCAAAAAGATGTGCAAATATCTGGGGACGGATCTTGGCAAAAGCGAAGTGATTCACTTTTCCGATGGCAATATCTTCGTGCGCATTCAGGAGACGGTGCGGGATCACGATGTGTATCTGATTCAGCCCATCGGGCTGGACCCGAACAACGAGCTCGTGGAAATCCTCTTCTGGATCGATGCGTTCAAGCGCGCCAGCGCCAGCTCGATTACGGTCATCGTCCCGTATTTCGGCTATGCCAAGGGCGATAAGAAGGACGAGCCCAGAGTTTCCATCCGCGCCAGAGTCTGCGCAGACTGCATCGAGACGGCCGGGGCAGACCGCGTCATCACGATGGATCTGCACAGCCCGCAGGTTCAGGGGTTCTTCCGCATTCCCATGGATCACCTCTATTCGCTGCCCATGCTCTGCGAAGTCGTCAAAGGCATGGGGCTTTCGGAAAACCTGGTGGTGGTCTCGCCGGATGCCGGCTTTGCAAAAACCGCCCGCAAATACGCAGACTACCTGGGAACGCCCGTGGCCATCGGGGATAAGACGCGCGTCGCCCACGATGAAAAGGCCGAGATTTTGGAGCTCATCGGCGATGTGGACGGCAAAGACTGCATGATCGTCGACGACTTCACGATTTCCGGCGGCACGCTGGCGGATATCGCAAAGGTGCTCAAAGTCAAGGGCGCTAAGCGCATTCTGGCCTGCCTGGGGCACAACATGCTGCGGGAAAAGGGCGTGAAGCGCATCGAAGAGAGCCCAATCGAGATGCTCATCAGCACGGATACCGTCGAGAACCCGTTCATCACGGCTTCCAAGAAGATGGTAACGGTTTCGGTTGCGCCGCTGTTCGCGGAAGCGGTGCTGCGCATTCACGAGCGCGTTTCGGTTTCCACGCTGTTCGACCAGGTGCCCAGCAGGGTCGTGGAAGAGGCCAAGATTTTAGACGAGAAATAA
- a CDS encoding PHP domain-containing protein produces the protein MRVDLHMHSTASDGTQTPAQMAQECQKAGLTHAALTDHDCITGVQEFLDEAGKLGVQAVPGVEFSVKYPGELHILGYGVNLEHEHFAKTCRMLAERRETRAQEMAEKLCRAGYEISLDAIRSHAGGNLIGRPHIAAELVQKGYAADIPDAFARFLNRGGAGFVERFRLGEEEAIALIHAAGGKAVWAHPKLAYAQDFPAMLDRLMAEGLDGIEAFYPLHTNEECAYFAQEAQKRGLLISQGSDAHGAFRPGTFVGKERRGGGKVDSSVQILFANGQKLLKK, from the coding sequence ATGCGAGTAGACCTGCATATGCACTCCACCGCCTCTGACGGCACGCAGACCCCGGCGCAGATGGCGCAGGAGTGCCAAAAGGCTGGCCTGACCCACGCCGCCTTGACGGATCACGACTGCATCACAGGCGTGCAGGAGTTTCTGGACGAGGCCGGGAAGCTGGGCGTGCAGGCCGTCCCGGGCGTGGAGTTTTCCGTAAAATACCCGGGGGAACTGCATATCCTGGGCTACGGCGTCAATCTGGAGCACGAGCACTTCGCCAAAACCTGCCGGATGCTGGCCGAGCGCCGGGAGACCCGGGCGCAGGAGATGGCCGAGAAGCTCTGCCGGGCGGGGTACGAGATCAGCCTGGATGCCATCCGTTCCCACGCCGGCGGCAACCTCATCGGCCGGCCGCATATCGCCGCCGAGCTGGTGCAGAAAGGCTATGCCGCGGATATCCCGGATGCCTTCGCGCGGTTTTTAAACCGCGGCGGGGCGGGGTTTGTGGAGCGCTTCCGGCTGGGAGAGGAGGAAGCCATCGCCCTCATCCATGCCGCCGGGGGCAAGGCCGTCTGGGCGCATCCCAAGCTGGCCTATGCCCAGGATTTCCCCGCCATGCTGGATAGGCTGATGGCCGAGGGGTTAGATGGCATCGAGGCCTTCTACCCCCTGCATACGAACGAGGAGTGCGCCTATTTCGCGCAGGAGGCGCAGAAGAGGGGCCTGCTCATAAGCCAGGGCAGCGATGCCCACGGCGCCTTCCGGCCAGGCACGTTTGTGGGCAAAGAGCGCCGGGGCGGCGGCAAGGTGGATTCCTCCGTACAAATTTTGTTTGCAAATGGGCAAAAGCTGTTGAAGAAGTAA
- a CDS encoding ATP-binding cassette domain-containing protein, with protein MALLEVENLKVSFETPSGPFAAVDGVSLCVQPGETLAIVGQSGCGKTVLCRNLMRLCTGSSRAQGSIRLEGRELLGLSEKAMRQIRGKQMAYLFQEPHLALSPSFSIGAQIAEAILVHEKAGKKGAKERAMRLIELVRLERTCYFAYPHQLSGGMLQRAALAVALACQPKLLIADEPTTALDATVQAEILQLLARLKRELGMAMLLITHDFGVAAQLADAIAVMRAGRFVEQGRAEEVLYAPAHPYTWSLLAALPGAEQMPWEAGAGLLWQIPSLPAGAESQRFLADCSAPPAGTASPEQVPAQNAPASTLPGAEPVLGAAKKRECASKPAARLAQTVPETQESPAPVSAACSAGFAGHVLQAGGAAHAPLDCAPSVQPEQFFAEQAPKEPPGAALPQNSRIDQPEQADPQANAEAPSEPRFYLSQTHWAAIRRPQPPPVRVRQGKVVIEEGYLAEPDPHI; from the coding sequence ATGGCACTGCTGGAAGTGGAAAATCTCAAAGTCAGCTTTGAAACCCCGTCCGGGCCCTTCGCGGCGGTAGACGGGGTCTCGCTTTGCGTGCAGCCGGGAGAGACGCTGGCCATTGTCGGGCAGTCGGGCTGCGGCAAAACCGTGCTCTGCCGCAATCTCATGCGCCTGTGCACGGGCAGCTCCCGGGCGCAGGGCAGCATCCGGCTGGAAGGGCGGGAACTGCTGGGCCTTTCGGAAAAAGCCATGCGCCAAATCCGGGGAAAACAGATGGCCTATCTCTTCCAGGAGCCGCACCTGGCGCTGAGCCCCTCCTTTTCCATCGGCGCGCAGATTGCCGAAGCCATCCTGGTGCACGAAAAGGCGGGCAAAAAGGGGGCGAAGGAGCGGGCGATGCGCCTAATCGAGCTGGTCCGGCTGGAACGAACCTGCTATTTCGCCTATCCGCACCAGCTCTCGGGTGGTATGCTCCAGCGCGCCGCGCTGGCCGTGGCACTGGCCTGCCAGCCAAAACTGCTCATCGCCGATGAGCCCACCACCGCCCTGGACGCGACGGTGCAGGCCGAGATTTTGCAGCTGCTGGCGCGGCTCAAGCGGGAGCTTGGCATGGCCATGCTGCTGATTACGCACGATTTTGGCGTGGCCGCCCAGCTGGCAGATGCCATCGCCGTCATGCGCGCAGGCAGATTCGTGGAGCAGGGCCGGGCGGAGGAGGTGCTCTATGCGCCCGCTCACCCCTATACCTGGAGCCTGCTGGCCGCCCTGCCTGGAGCAGAGCAGATGCCGTGGGAAGCGGGTGCAGGGCTCCTTTGGCAAATCCCGTCCCTGCCGGCCGGCGCCGAATCCCAGCGCTTTTTGGCCGATTGCTCCGCACCTCCGGCGGGCACGGCCTCGCCTGAGCAGGTGCCTGCCCAAAACGCCCCCGCCAGCACTCTGCCCGGGGCAGAGCCTGTTCTCGGTGCCGCAAAAAAGCGGGAATGTGCGTCCAAGCCTGCCGCCCGGCTTGCCCAAACTGTGCCGGAGACGCAGGAAAGCCCCGCTCCGGTCAGCGCCGCCTGTTCGGCCGGTTTTGCCGGACATGTGTTGCAAGCGGGAGGCGCTGCCCATGCCCCGCTAGACTGCGCGCCGTCCGTCCAGCCAGAGCAATTTTTTGCGGAACAAGCGCCGAAAGAGCCGCCCGGCGCCGCTCTGCCCCAGAATAGCCGTATAGACCAGCCGGAGCAGGCGGACCCCCAGGCCAATGCCGAGGCCCCGTCCGAGCCCCGGTTCTATCTGAGCCAGACACACTGGGCGGCCATCCGCCGTCCCCAGCCCCCGCCCGTCCGGGTGCGGCAGGGCAAAGTCGTGATAGAGGAGGGATATCTTGCAGAACCAGACCCCCATATTTGA
- a CDS encoding inositol monophosphatase family protein, producing the protein MLEAIISAVREAGKIMLGAHAGQEDISSKQGKANFVTKYDVAVQQFLQERLQAAFPQAAFLGEEGESSILPRQGDVFIVDPIDGTTNFITDYRHSSISVGLARDGQMQAGVVYNPYLGEVFAAERGKGAFLNGARISCGSRGLAQGTVGFGTSPYHPDLAEPTFDLLKKLYAVSLDIRRSGSAALDLCYTAAGRTALFFEMVLEPWDYAAASIIISEAGGACTQIDGSPITLGKGCSILAGNPAARADFFAIEK; encoded by the coding sequence ATGCTGGAAGCCATCATTTCCGCCGTGCGCGAGGCCGGCAAAATTATGCTGGGCGCGCACGCCGGGCAGGAAGATATCTCGTCCAAACAGGGTAAGGCCAACTTCGTCACCAAATACGACGTGGCCGTGCAGCAGTTTTTGCAGGAGCGCCTGCAGGCGGCCTTCCCCCAGGCGGCATTTCTGGGCGAGGAGGGCGAGAGCAGCATCCTGCCCCGGCAGGGCGATGTGTTCATCGTAGACCCTATCGACGGGACGACCAACTTCATCACGGATTACCGCCACAGCAGCATCTCCGTCGGCCTGGCCCGGGATGGGCAGATGCAGGCCGGGGTGGTCTATAACCCGTATCTGGGCGAGGTGTTTGCGGCGGAGCGCGGCAAAGGCGCGTTTTTGAACGGCGCGCGCATTTCCTGCGGCAGCCGCGGCCTGGCTCAGGGCACAGTGGGCTTCGGGACTTCCCCCTATCACCCGGATTTGGCCGAGCCGACGTTTGATTTGCTCAAAAAGCTCTACGCCGTCTCGCTGGATATTCGCCGCAGCGGTTCGGCCGCGCTGGACCTCTGCTACACCGCCGCCGGCCGCACGGCGCTCTTTTTTGAGATGGTGCTCGAGCCCTGGGATTATGCCGCGGCCAGCATCATCATTTCCGAGGCGGGCGGCGCATGCACTCAGATAGACGGCAGCCCCATCACCCTGGGCAAGGGATGCTCGATTCTGGCCGGCAACCCCGCCGCCCGGGCGGATTTTTTCGCGATAGAGAAATAG